From Pelotomaculum schinkii, the proteins below share one genomic window:
- the ybeY gene encoding rRNA maturation RNase YbeY — protein sequence MSVLVSNLQDEVTVDDDLAEFLSGVAEAVLKSEGYGEDAEVSLVLVDDTYIRSLNSEYRGIDSPTDVLSFAMLEGEALPGQEEELILGDVVVSVQTARRQADEYGHSFRRETAYLTAHGVLHLLGYDHQEEEGREMMRLKEEEILASLNISR from the coding sequence ATGTCAGTGCTCGTAAGCAACTTACAGGACGAGGTAACGGTGGATGATGACCTGGCTGAATTTTTGTCCGGGGTTGCTGAGGCAGTGCTGAAGAGTGAGGGTTATGGGGAAGATGCCGAGGTAAGTTTGGTATTAGTCGATGACACGTACATCCGGAGTTTGAACTCCGAATACCGCGGTATCGACAGCCCTACCGATGTGCTGTCCTTTGCCATGCTGGAAGGGGAAGCTTTACCCGGTCAGGAGGAAGAGTTAATCCTCGGCGATGTGGTGGTTTCTGTCCAGACCGCCCGGCGCCAGGCTGACGAATATGGCCACAGCTTCCGGCGTGAGACTGCCTACCTGACCGCCCACGGAGTCCTGCACCTGCTGGGTTATGATCACCAGGAGGAAGAAGGTCGCGAAATGATGCGCCTGAAAGAAGAGGAGATCCTGGCAAGCCTGAACATATCCAGGTAG